Proteins found in one Meiothermus sp. Pnk-1 genomic segment:
- a CDS encoding PAS domain S-box protein — MEPTRPDEASLTALNLADALPYPVWVLEGEKVFLNRSFSEFSGLPTPSPGHLEEVLRQALHPDDQAAWARAYSGGQPQNLELRLRRRDGVYRRFVAHLRPLAKTGWVVSYTELDGSGEGRGRAYFALDRKWRFTQLDREAERLLGRSREELLGKGLWEEYAEATGTEFHRQCTRAMQQGIPVAFQAYFPPLGAWFEVQAYPEDEGLAVYVQPVNGHERAAAAELKYQQLFETVPLGIVYQDREGRILSANPAAQRILGLTLEQMRGMASLDPRWRAIKADGSPFPGEEHPAMIALRTGQPVRDTLMGVFHPARGEYRWILVDAAPLFEDETGRPSQVYTVFRDISERRRVEQALQESENLLRLTLESIGEGVYGIDAQGRCTFINPVAARLLGYTPKEVLGQEMHALIHHHRPDGSPYPLKECRIAQALRERQGCRVEDEVFWRKDGTALAVEYNAHPILEGDRLRGAVISFVDITERKQAENALRESEARFRALSEKAPVGIYYSDPTGYNFYTNPKAQEIGGYTLEEGQGYGWIEYVHPEDREWAYAQSMAAKREQRPYDLEFRWLHKDGSIRHSRVLGTPLFDSKGTLTGYVGTVEDITERERAEEALRRSEERYRSLVEATAQIVWDTPAHGEFVREQPGWAAFTGQRWEEYQGWGWLEAVHPEDREATARAWNQALRERQLYQIEHRLRRHDGEYRHMRVRAVPVRNPDGSVREWVGLHTDITEEKQAERATAYLAAVVESSADAIISKDLNGVITGWNRGAEEMYGYSAEEIVGQPVTRLIPPHLVGEEEKLLERVQRGERVEQYETLRRRKDGSDLYVSLTLSPIRDRAGRVIGASSIARDITERKLEEEGLRFLDQASVALAANLDVEETLRRIAQLAVPRLADWCSVSLPNAEGKLEALEIAHPDPERVRLVRELAAEYPEDPEAPGFGARLMRTGQYLLVPEVNDEMLRAVARDERHLELLRKLELGSVLLVPMLAGGETVGLIGLGMNRGSRRFGARDLALAQELGRRAGVALAHARLYRQLQEREQELRTLAETIPQLAWMADEDGYIFWYNQRWYDYTGATPAEMEGWGWQKVHHPEVLPKVMERWLASLRTGQPFEMVFPLRGRDGRFRQFLTRVVPLRDEKGRVVRWFGTNTDITQQIETEEALRESQKRYRSLIENYPGGTVILFDQNLRYLLVDGLGLADMGLSREELEERTVYELFEPELAERLAGLYRRALAGERMSEEVGFGERTYLVWVAPVRSPDGQVRQGLAFTQDITELKRLERELRELNAELETRVAQRTAELERSNRDLEQFAYVASHDLQEPLRMISSYTQLLAKRYADKLDEKAHQYIHYAVDGAERMQRLIQDLLAYSRVGTRAQALEPTDAQSVLRETLENLQFALRESGAAVEADPLPVVLADRSQLGQVLQNLIANAVKFRHPERPLRIRIGAARQGEMWRFSVEDNGIGIEEEYFERIFVIFQRLHGKEDYPGSGIGLAMCKKIVERHGGKIWVESVLGEGSRFYFTWPAAEEEKEQK, encoded by the coding sequence TTGGAACCCACCCGCCCAGATGAAGCCAGCCTAACGGCGCTCAATCTAGCCGATGCCTTGCCATACCCGGTCTGGGTGCTAGAAGGGGAAAAGGTATTCCTCAATCGGAGCTTTAGCGAGTTCTCCGGCTTACCCACCCCGTCGCCGGGCCATCTAGAGGAGGTGCTGCGCCAAGCCCTGCACCCCGACGACCAAGCGGCCTGGGCCAGGGCCTACAGCGGCGGCCAACCCCAAAACCTCGAGCTGCGCCTGCGTCGCCGCGATGGAGTCTACCGGCGGTTCGTCGCCCACCTGAGGCCGCTAGCGAAAACCGGTTGGGTGGTGAGCTACACCGAGCTGGACGGATCGGGCGAAGGGAGGGGCAGAGCCTACTTCGCACTGGACCGAAAGTGGCGCTTCACCCAGCTCGACCGCGAAGCCGAGCGGTTGTTGGGCCGCTCTCGCGAGGAACTGCTGGGCAAGGGGTTGTGGGAGGAGTACGCCGAGGCCACGGGGACCGAGTTCCACCGGCAGTGTACCCGCGCCATGCAGCAGGGGATCCCGGTGGCCTTCCAGGCTTACTTCCCCCCGCTGGGGGCCTGGTTCGAAGTGCAGGCCTATCCCGAGGACGAGGGGCTAGCGGTGTATGTGCAACCCGTCAACGGCCACGAACGCGCCGCAGCCGCCGAGCTCAAGTACCAGCAACTCTTTGAAACCGTACCGCTGGGGATCGTCTACCAAGACCGCGAGGGCCGCATTCTCTCGGCCAACCCGGCGGCCCAGCGCATCTTGGGGCTCACCCTCGAGCAGATGCGGGGTATGGCCTCTTTGGATCCGCGCTGGCGGGCCATCAAGGCCGATGGCAGCCCCTTCCCTGGCGAGGAGCACCCGGCCATGATAGCCCTGCGCACCGGCCAACCCGTACGCGACACGCTGATGGGGGTATTTCACCCCGCGCGGGGGGAGTACCGCTGGATCCTCGTGGATGCCGCCCCGCTGTTCGAAGACGAGACTGGCCGACCCTCGCAGGTGTATACGGTATTCCGCGACATCAGCGAACGCCGCCGGGTGGAGCAGGCCCTCCAGGAGAGCGAAAACCTCCTGCGGTTGACCCTGGAGTCCATCGGGGAGGGGGTCTACGGGATTGACGCCCAGGGACGCTGCACCTTCATCAACCCGGTGGCGGCCCGGCTGCTGGGTTACACCCCAAAGGAGGTACTGGGCCAGGAGATGCACGCCTTGATCCACCACCACCGCCCGGACGGTAGCCCCTACCCCCTCAAGGAGTGCCGTATCGCCCAGGCTTTGCGCGAGCGCCAGGGTTGCCGGGTGGAGGACGAGGTGTTCTGGCGTAAGGACGGTACCGCACTGGCGGTGGAGTACAACGCCCACCCCATCCTCGAGGGCGACCGGCTGCGAGGCGCGGTGATCAGCTTTGTAGACATCACCGAGCGCAAACAAGCCGAGAATGCCCTGCGCGAGAGCGAGGCGCGCTTTCGCGCCCTCAGCGAGAAGGCCCCGGTGGGCATCTACTACTCCGACCCCACCGGCTACAACTTCTACACCAACCCCAAGGCCCAGGAGATCGGGGGTTATACCCTCGAGGAGGGGCAAGGCTACGGCTGGATCGAGTACGTGCACCCGGAAGACCGGGAGTGGGCCTATGCCCAGAGCATGGCCGCCAAACGGGAGCAGCGTCCCTACGACCTCGAGTTCCGGTGGTTGCACAAAGATGGAAGCATCCGGCACAGCCGGGTGCTGGGGACACCCCTGTTTGATTCCAAGGGCACCCTGACCGGATACGTGGGCACCGTAGAGGACATCACCGAGCGGGAGCGGGCCGAAGAGGCCCTGCGGCGGAGCGAGGAACGCTACCGCAGCCTAGTCGAGGCCACCGCCCAGATCGTGTGGGATACCCCGGCCCACGGCGAGTTCGTACGCGAGCAGCCGGGCTGGGCGGCCTTCACCGGACAGCGTTGGGAGGAGTATCAAGGCTGGGGCTGGCTCGAGGCGGTCCACCCCGAAGACCGGGAGGCCACCGCCCGGGCCTGGAACCAGGCGCTGCGGGAACGGCAGCTCTATCAGATCGAGCACCGGCTGCGCCGTCATGACGGCGAGTACCGGCACATGCGGGTGCGGGCGGTACCGGTGCGCAACCCCGATGGCTCGGTGCGCGAGTGGGTCGGCCTACACACCGACATCACCGAGGAGAAGCAGGCCGAGCGGGCCACCGCCTACCTGGCCGCCGTCGTGGAGTCCTCTGCCGATGCGATCATCAGCAAGGACCTCAACGGGGTGATCACCGGCTGGAACCGGGGCGCCGAGGAGATGTACGGCTACAGCGCCGAAGAGATAGTGGGGCAGCCGGTGACGCGGCTCATCCCACCGCATCTGGTCGGGGAGGAGGAGAAGCTCCTCGAGCGGGTGCAGCGCGGGGAACGGGTAGAGCAGTACGAGACCCTGCGGCGGCGCAAGGACGGGAGCGACCTTTACGTATCGCTCACGCTCTCGCCGATCCGGGATCGGGCGGGCCGGGTGATCGGGGCCTCCAGCATCGCCCGCGACATCACCGAGCGGAAACTGGAAGAGGAAGGCCTGCGCTTCCTCGATCAGGCCAGCGTGGCTTTGGCGGCGAACTTAGATGTCGAGGAAACCCTGCGCCGGATCGCTCAGCTGGCCGTTCCGCGCTTGGCCGACTGGTGCAGCGTGAGCCTGCCCAACGCCGAGGGTAAGCTCGAGGCCCTGGAGATCGCCCACCCCGACCCCGAGCGGGTACGGCTGGTGCGGGAGCTGGCGGCGGAGTACCCGGAAGATCCCGAGGCCCCCGGCTTCGGTGCCCGGCTCATGCGCACCGGGCAGTACTTGCTGGTGCCGGAGGTCAACGACGAGATGCTCCGGGCGGTAGCCCGCGACGAGCGACACCTCGAGCTCTTACGCAAGCTCGAGCTGGGCTCTGTGCTCCTCGTACCGATGCTAGCTGGAGGGGAAACAGTAGGGCTGATCGGGCTAGGGATGAACCGGGGGAGCCGCCGCTTCGGCGCGCGGGACTTGGCCCTGGCCCAGGAGCTGGGTCGCCGGGCTGGGGTGGCTTTGGCCCACGCCCGGCTTTACCGGCAGCTGCAAGAACGCGAGCAGGAGCTGCGCACCCTGGCCGAAACTATCCCTCAACTGGCCTGGATGGCCGATGAGGACGGCTACATCTTCTGGTACAACCAGCGCTGGTACGACTATACCGGCGCTACCCCTGCGGAGATGGAGGGCTGGGGCTGGCAAAAGGTGCACCACCCCGAGGTGCTGCCCAAAGTGATGGAGCGCTGGTTAGCGTCGTTGCGCACCGGACAGCCCTTCGAGATGGTCTTCCCTCTGCGCGGGCGGGATGGGCGCTTCCGCCAGTTCCTCACCCGGGTGGTACCTTTGCGCGACGAGAAGGGGCGGGTGGTGCGCTGGTTCGGCACCAACACCGACATCACCCAGCAGATCGAGACCGAAGAAGCCCTGCGCGAGTCGCAAAAACGCTACCGCTCGCTGATCGAGAACTACCCCGGCGGGACGGTGATCCTCTTCGATCAAAACCTGCGCTACCTGCTGGTGGACGGGCTGGGCCTGGCCGACATGGGCCTTTCGCGCGAAGAGCTGGAGGAGCGCACCGTCTATGAGCTATTCGAGCCGGAGCTGGCCGAACGGCTGGCCGGGCTGTACCGCCGGGCCCTGGCCGGCGAGCGGATGAGCGAGGAGGTGGGTTTCGGTGAGCGAACCTATCTGGTGTGGGTAGCCCCGGTGCGCTCGCCGGACGGACAAGTGCGCCAGGGGCTGGCTTTCACCCAAGACATCACCGAGCTCAAGCGGCTCGAGCGTGAACTACGAGAACTCAACGCCGAACTCGAGACCCGGGTAGCCCAGCGCACCGCCGAACTCGAGCGCTCCAACCGCGACCTGGAGCAGTTCGCCTACGTGGCCTCGCACGACCTGCAAGAGCCTTTGCGGATGATCTCTTCATATACTCAGCTCCTGGCTAAGCGCTACGCCGATAAGCTCGACGAGAAGGCCCACCAGTACATCCACTACGCCGTGGATGGGGCCGAGCGGATGCAGCGGCTCATCCAGGACCTGCTGGCCTACTCGCGGGTGGGCACCCGTGCCCAGGCGCTCGAGCCCACCGATGCCCAAAGCGTACTTCGGGAGACCCTGGAGAACCTCCAGTTCGCCCTGCGAGAAAGCGGCGCGGCGGTGGAGGCCGACCCTTTGCCCGTGGTGCTGGCCGACCGCAGCCAGCTCGGCCAGGTGCTACAAAACCTCATCGCCAACGCCGTAAAGTTCCGCCACCCGGAGCGTCCACTGCGTATACGCATAGGGGCAGCTCGCCAGGGGGAGATGTGGCGCTTCAGCGTAGAGGATAACGGGATCGGGATCGAAGAAGAATACTTTGAACGAATTTTCGTGATTTTTCAGCGGCTTCACGGGAAAGAAGACTATCCTGGCAGCGGGATCGGCCTGGCGATGTGCAAGAAAATCGTGGAGCGGCACGGCGGAAAGATCTGGGTGGAGAGCGTTTTGGGGGAGGGATCGCGTTTTTACTTCACCTGGCCCGCAGCCGAGGAGGAGAAGGAGCAGAAATGA
- a CDS encoding response regulator, whose translation MSEGTAVVTNLVEILLVEDNPGDVELTREAFEEARVHNRLHVVEDGVEALAYLRRQGRYAQAPRPDIVLLDLNLPKKSGLEVLAELKQDPELRRIPVIVLTTSQAEEDIVKSYHAHANAYVTKPVDFEKFLGVVRRFEDFWLAVVRLPPKEGK comes from the coding sequence ATGAGCGAAGGGACAGCGGTGGTCACCAACCTGGTCGAGATCTTGCTGGTCGAGGACAACCCCGGGGATGTCGAACTCACCCGGGAGGCCTTCGAGGAGGCCCGGGTCCACAACCGGCTGCACGTGGTGGAGGACGGGGTAGAAGCGCTGGCCTACCTGCGCCGCCAGGGCCGCTACGCCCAGGCCCCTCGACCCGATATTGTGCTGTTGGACCTTAACCTGCCCAAGAAAAGCGGGCTCGAGGTGCTGGCCGAACTCAAGCAAGACCCTGAGCTGCGGCGTATCCCGGTGATCGTGCTCACCACCTCCCAAGCCGAGGAAGACATCGTGAAAAGCTACCACGCCCACGCCAACGCCTATGTGACCAAGCCCGTAGACTTTGAGAAGTTCCTCGGGGTGGTGCGCCGTTTTGAGGACTTTTGGCTGGCGGTGGTGCGGCTGCCACCCAAGGAGGGAAAGTAG
- a CDS encoding hybrid sensor histidine kinase/response regulator: protein MSPTPSIRILLVEDNPGDAFLVEELLSEVEGLSLSVRRAGRVAEALEALANARFDAVLLDLSLPDAHGLEAVHRLRAALPEVTIVVLSGLNDEQTALQAVREGAQDYLVKGRVDGEAIARALRHSLERSRIQLELEHQRRSLEAQMSLAIEAAGIGLWEWDLVKGKPRWSEEQARLLGLEPPQEGEPIATKLRALLRAVHPDDRKRLKSKVRQVLEAGELYEDEFRVVLSGGQERWLAVRGRVYRDRSGRPTRMAGITLDTTQRRLAEEALRQSEARLREINQAQQRFVADAAHELRAPLTAIQGNLELLHRYPEMSPQDRMDSVVQALQEARRLGRLVADMLALARGDAGHRLKRESIELDRVLLEAFESACHLSQQHHLTHELEPVRLVGDRDYLKQLALILLDNALKYTPPGGKVHLALLHQGGHAELRVSDTGNGIAPQDLPHVFERFYRADQSRRRDPGGSGLGLSIAKWIVEQHGGKIRLESELGKGTTAIVWLPLSAGHSAP, encoded by the coding sequence GTGAGCCCCACACCCTCCATCCGGATCCTGCTGGTCGAGGACAACCCCGGCGACGCTTTCCTGGTGGAGGAACTGCTCTCCGAGGTGGAGGGGTTGTCGCTATCGGTGCGCCGGGCAGGGAGGGTGGCGGAGGCCCTGGAGGCGCTGGCCAACGCCCGCTTCGACGCGGTGCTTTTGGACCTATCCCTACCCGATGCCCACGGCCTGGAGGCAGTACACCGCCTGCGCGCGGCTCTACCCGAGGTCACCATCGTGGTGCTCTCCGGCCTGAACGATGAACAGACCGCTTTGCAGGCGGTGCGCGAGGGCGCTCAGGACTACCTGGTCAAGGGCCGAGTAGACGGGGAGGCCATCGCCCGAGCGCTGCGCCATAGCCTCGAACGCTCGCGCATCCAACTCGAGCTCGAGCACCAGCGCCGCTCGCTCGAGGCGCAGATGTCGCTGGCCATCGAGGCTGCGGGGATCGGGCTGTGGGAGTGGGATCTAGTCAAGGGTAAACCGCGCTGGTCGGAGGAGCAAGCCCGGCTTTTGGGCCTCGAGCCCCCGCAGGAGGGAGAGCCCATCGCGACCAAGCTTCGCGCCCTGCTGCGGGCCGTCCATCCCGACGACCGCAAGCGCCTGAAAAGCAAAGTGCGGCAGGTGCTCGAGGCGGGTGAACTCTACGAGGACGAGTTCCGGGTAGTCTTGTCGGGTGGGCAGGAACGCTGGCTGGCGGTGCGCGGACGGGTCTACCGCGACCGCAGCGGGCGGCCCACGCGCATGGCCGGGATCACCCTCGACACCACCCAGCGCCGCCTAGCCGAGGAGGCCCTGCGCCAAAGCGAAGCCCGCTTGCGCGAGATCAACCAGGCTCAGCAGCGCTTTGTGGCCGACGCCGCCCACGAGCTACGGGCCCCGCTCACGGCCATCCAGGGCAATCTGGAACTGCTCCACCGCTACCCCGAGATGTCCCCCCAGGACCGTATGGACTCGGTGGTCCAAGCCCTCCAGGAAGCCCGGCGGCTGGGACGACTGGTAGCCGATATGCTGGCCTTGGCCCGGGGCGATGCGGGGCACCGGCTCAAGCGCGAGTCCATCGAGCTAGACCGCGTGCTGCTGGAAGCCTTCGAAAGCGCCTGCCACCTCAGCCAGCAGCACCATCTTACCCATGAGCTGGAGCCGGTGCGGCTGGTGGGAGATCGGGATTACCTCAAGCAACTGGCGCTGATCCTGTTGGATAATGCGCTTAAATACACCCCTCCCGGGGGAAAGGTGCATCTAGCCCTCCTTCATCAGGGGGGCCACGCCGAGCTGCGGGTTTCAGACACCGGAAACGGGATCGCCCCCCAGGATCTCCCCCACGTCTTCGAACGCTTCTACCGCGCCGATCAGTCGCGCCGCCGCGACCCCGGGGGAAGTGGGCTGGGCCTTTCCATCGCCAAGTGGATCGTCGAGCAACACGGCGGGAAAATCCGGCTCGAGAGCGAACTCGGCAAGGGCACCACCGCCATCGTGTGGCTGCCTTTATCCGCAGGGCACAGCGCGCCTTAG